From a single Nostoc edaphicum CCNP1411 genomic region:
- a CDS encoding 2Fe-2S iron-sulfur cluster binding domain-containing protein has product MAEFCTISFPGSDFVPITLECDQNLSEHLTIQNSPVLFGCRTGICGTCLVEVIGNISPPQPEEQEMLETLAANYPHARLACQVNITSNVEIHKI; this is encoded by the coding sequence ATGGCTGAATTCTGTACAATATCCTTTCCAGGAAGCGATTTTGTCCCTATCACTCTGGAATGTGATCAAAATTTGTCTGAACATCTCACGATTCAGAATTCACCTGTTTTGTTTGGTTGTCGGACTGGTATTTGTGGAACTTGTTTGGTTGAGGTTATTGGTAATATTTCTCCACCTCAACCTGAAGAACAGGAAATGTTAGAGACATTAGCAGCTAATTATCCTCATGCACGGTTAGCTTGTCAGGTTAATATTACAAGTAATGTTGAAATTCATAAGATTTAG
- a CDS encoding adenosine kinase, which yields MGKKYDVYGVGNALVDIEYEVSLELLQELKIDKGVMTLLDEDSQNHILENLKNLHCHKSCGGSAANTMVAISQLGGKAFYSCKVANDEFGDFYIEDLHNSQVDTNLKNGDRQSGITGKCLVLVTPDADRTMNTFLGITEKFSTQELVSSAIADSEYVYIEGYLVTSPTAKEAAIKAREIAEKAGVKTTMSLSDYNMVKFFKNGLLDIIGSGLDLIFANESEALELADTEDFQVAVEKLKTLSKKFAITRGAKGSVVFDGQKLIEITAPQVKAVDTVGAGDMYAGAFLYGITQGMSYEEAGKLASSAASKIVTSYGPRLKTEELKALVTA from the coding sequence ATGGGCAAGAAATATGATGTTTATGGTGTCGGTAATGCTTTAGTAGATATAGAATACGAAGTATCTCTAGAGTTACTACAAGAGTTAAAGATTGATAAAGGTGTAATGACACTCCTAGATGAAGATAGTCAAAATCATATTTTGGAAAATCTCAAAAATCTTCATTGCCATAAGAGTTGTGGAGGGTCAGCCGCTAACACAATGGTGGCAATTAGTCAACTAGGAGGAAAAGCTTTTTATTCCTGTAAAGTGGCTAATGATGAATTTGGAGACTTTTACATCGAAGATTTACACAACTCTCAGGTAGATACCAATTTAAAAAATGGCGACCGCCAATCAGGAATTACAGGTAAATGTTTGGTGTTAGTAACTCCCGATGCAGATCGCACCATGAATACATTTTTGGGAATTACTGAAAAATTTTCTACACAAGAATTAGTATCATCAGCGATTGCTGATTCAGAATATGTATATATTGAAGGATATTTAGTGACTTCTCCCACAGCAAAAGAAGCAGCTATCAAGGCTAGAGAAATAGCTGAAAAAGCGGGAGTAAAAACCACCATGTCCCTATCTGATTACAACATGGTGAAATTTTTTAAAAATGGTCTATTAGACATCATTGGATCTGGTTTAGACTTGATTTTTGCTAATGAAAGTGAAGCATTAGAACTAGCAGATACAGAAGATTTTCAGGTAGCTGTAGAAAAACTAAAAACCCTGAGTAAGAAATTTGCCATTACTCGCGGTGCCAAGGGTTCAGTAGTATTTGATGGTCAGAAATTAATCGAAATCACTGCACCTCAAGTAAAAGCTGTAGATACAGTGGGAGCAGGAGATATGTATGCAGGAGCTTTTCTCTATGGAATTACCCAAGGTATGAGCTATGAAGAAGCCGGAAAATTAGCATCTTCCGCAGCTTCTAAGATTGTTACATCCTATGGGCCAAGATTAAAAACTGAGGAATTAAAGGCATTAGTTACTGCTTAG
- a CDS encoding ferritin-like domain-containing protein, with amino-acid sequence MDSKYNIVGFDLPHRDSDDRLRRILTAALPNQNNFANYPQLNYWDAEFFNLHQVKIFQQSNINEQSAILELANHSLLEESYFIEKAGVGYMAKMVLLAETVEERMLYALFTADEATHLHQISHFLPEMKVTSTDDPFLRLLSEVVESADKTVLLFVLQVVLEGWGLSHYRRLAKECRYPVLAELFSSFLQSESRHHATGTTLFNQITVSTFSETTILDVLAQFLFMVQVGPQSLLAAIEQVKGHLTRSQKIQVLEELDTETHSGTRLQILRSLMGGKSAQSILQNLEERGAFEPLPAHQCV; translated from the coding sequence ATGGATTCAAAATATAATATTGTTGGTTTTGATCTACCGCATAGAGATTCTGATGACCGTTTGCGACGAATATTGACAGCAGCATTACCCAATCAGAATAATTTTGCTAATTACCCACAATTAAATTATTGGGATGCTGAATTTTTCAATTTACATCAAGTCAAAATTTTTCAACAATCTAATATTAATGAACAATCTGCTATTTTGGAACTTGCCAACCACAGTCTGTTAGAAGAATCATATTTCATTGAGAAAGCAGGTGTTGGCTACATGGCAAAAATGGTACTGTTAGCAGAAACAGTTGAAGAACGAATGCTTTATGCATTGTTTACGGCTGATGAAGCTACCCACCTTCACCAAATTAGCCATTTTTTACCAGAAATGAAAGTAACTAGCACGGACGATCCGTTTTTGCGCTTACTATCAGAAGTGGTTGAAAGTGCAGATAAAACAGTTTTGTTGTTTGTGCTGCAAGTGGTTTTAGAAGGATGGGGTTTAAGCCATTATCGGCGTTTAGCAAAGGAATGTCGCTATCCAGTTTTAGCAGAACTTTTTTCCAGTTTTTTACAATCTGAATCCCGCCATCACGCCACGGGAACCACCTTGTTTAATCAAATTACTGTTTCAACATTCAGTGAAACAACAATTCTTGATGTATTGGCACAGTTTTTGTTTATGGTACAGGTGGGGCCACAAAGCTTACTTGCAGCAATCGAACAAGTAAAAGGACATCTGACGCGATCGCAAAAAATCCAAGTTTTAGAAGAACTAGATACAGAGACTCACAGCGGTACGCGATTACAAATATTGCGATCGCTCATGGGGGGAAAATCAGCCCAGTCTATCCTGCAAAATTTAGAAGAACGCGGAGCCTTTGAACCACTCCCCGCCCATCAATGTGTGTAA
- a CDS encoding LysR family transcriptional regulator has protein sequence MELRHLRYFIAVAEELHFSRAAERLHIAQPPLSQQIQQLEAELGVELFQRKTKRQVQLTEAGQVFLQEAYQLFAQLSKAIDLTQRTGRGEKGQLRVGFTSLVTYDLLPVILRRFREQFLEVELVLQELTTTQQEQALFNRRIHVGFAHPPLEDNTFNQECIQQEGLIVALLETHFLARQENISVRELKNENFIMFPRHLGPGLYDQILSLCQQGNFSPKVTQEAIQMQTIIGLVSAEMGIAIVPSSLQNLQRAGVVYRTLEEKTPLVETAVVWRQEDMTPVLREFLQIVRSLCS, from the coding sequence ATGGAACTGCGACACCTGCGCTACTTCATTGCTGTAGCTGAAGAACTGCACTTTAGTAGAGCCGCAGAGCGACTTCACATTGCTCAACCGCCCTTAAGCCAGCAAATTCAACAGCTAGAAGCAGAACTAGGCGTTGAACTTTTTCAACGCAAAACTAAACGACAGGTGCAGCTAACGGAAGCCGGACAAGTATTTTTGCAAGAAGCTTATCAATTGTTCGCTCAACTGTCCAAGGCAATTGATCTGACTCAACGGACAGGTAGGGGTGAGAAAGGACAACTACGAGTAGGTTTCACCAGCTTGGTAACTTACGATTTGCTGCCTGTGATTTTGCGGCGGTTTCGAGAACAGTTTCTAGAGGTGGAGTTAGTATTACAGGAATTAACGACAACTCAGCAAGAACAAGCGCTATTCAATCGCCGCATCCATGTAGGTTTTGCCCATCCACCTTTAGAAGACAACACTTTTAATCAAGAATGCATTCAGCAAGAGGGACTAATTGTAGCTTTGCTAGAGACTCATTTCTTAGCTAGACAAGAAAATATTTCAGTGCGCGAGCTAAAAAATGAAAATTTTATTATGTTCCCTCGCCATTTAGGCCCTGGACTTTACGATCAAATCCTGAGTCTTTGCCAGCAAGGAAATTTCAGCCCAAAAGTGACTCAAGAAGCAATCCAAATGCAGACAATTATCGGGCTAGTGTCAGCAGAAATGGGGATTGCGATCGTACCGTCTTCTTTGCAAAATCTTCAAAGGGCTGGTGTAGTTTATCGCACTTTAGAAGAAAAAACACCATTAGTAGAAACGGCTGTAGTGTGGCGACAAGAGGATATGACACCTGTTTTACGGGAGTTTCTACAAATTGTCAGAAGTCTCTGTAGTTAA
- a CDS encoding bile acid:sodium symporter family protein: protein MHHPLLLVLVKVTIFSLMLAIGCNLSFEKMRSFWRKPALVFRALLAVVVLVPLVVILQLKLLNLPPAVMIGLAILAASPGAPLTTKRSQQAGGSFHYSASLQLTLAILAVFVTPITLAILEVARQVIMVQLLPVSLGILMQKFTATFTQEIAKLLTFIANSLFLALVVLVCILGLPMFSKVGELPLVAIAIMVIASLGIGHALGRFDDDTRSTLAIFCIARNFGLALFIAILNHVQQQVIPTLLAYLILGARKSCMSFDVLS, encoded by the coding sequence ATGCACCATCCCTTATTACTGGTTCTCGTTAAAGTCACTATTTTTTCTCTGATGTTAGCCATAGGGTGCAACCTCTCTTTTGAAAAGATGCGCTCCTTCTGGCGAAAACCTGCCTTAGTATTCCGTGCGCTTTTAGCGGTTGTTGTGCTGGTTCCTCTAGTGGTTATTCTTCAACTGAAACTGTTGAACTTACCACCGGCAGTGATGATCGGATTGGCAATACTTGCAGCTTCTCCAGGTGCACCTCTGACCACAAAGCGATCACAACAGGCTGGAGGTAGCTTCCACTACTCAGCAAGTCTTCAGCTAACTCTGGCAATACTGGCGGTTTTTGTTACTCCCATCACTTTGGCAATTTTAGAAGTTGCCCGGCAAGTCATTATGGTGCAGTTATTACCTGTCAGTCTCGGTATTTTGATGCAAAAGTTCACGGCTACATTTACCCAAGAGATTGCTAAACTCTTGACTTTTATTGCTAACAGTCTCTTTTTGGCGCTAGTTGTTTTAGTGTGCATCTTAGGGCTGCCAATGTTTTCCAAAGTTGGGGAATTACCACTGGTAGCGATCGCAATTATGGTGATTGCCTCTCTAGGAATTGGACACGCTTTAGGTAGATTCGATGATGATACCCGATCTACCTTGGCGATTTTCTGTATTGCTCGCAATTTTGGTTTAGCTTTATTTATCGCTATTTTGAATCATGTACAACAGCAGGTGATTCCTACACTGCTGGCTTATCTTATTTTAGGAGCACGTAAGTCTTGTATGTCTTTTGATGTATTATCTTGA
- a CDS encoding arylsulfatase: MSLREYKPGNTFPGVIGRTVDKSSPAWPEPLRSKEGTPNVLFIVFDDTGFGQFGCYGSPIKTPNLDALAANGLRYNNLHTTALCSPTRSCLLTGRNHHSNAMSCITEGSTGYPGGNGNIPFENGFLSEILLQKGYNTYAIGKWHLTPADQISAAGPYDRWPLGRGFERFYGFLGGETHQYYPDLVYDNHTVKPEKTPAEGYHLTADLADKAISFIADAKQVAPDKPFFMYFCPGAMHAPHHVPKEWADAYAGQFDDGWEAYREKVFARQQEMGIVPADAELSRHDPDVPHWDSLSAAEKRLYARMMEVYAGFLTHTDHHIGRLLDFLKAIGEFENTVIIVISDNGASSEGGPTGSVNENLFFNNVPESLEENLKALDKLGSPETFNHYAWGWTWAGNTPFRRWKRETYRGGISDPLIVHWNQGIEAKGEIRTQYAHAIDLVPTVLELLEIEPPTTIKGVTQSPIEGVSFAHTFNHSTVPTKHLTQYFEMMGHRSLYYDGWRAVCPWPGPSFAEAGQFFGAAISAQTLTDLDTHHWELYHVASDFSENHNIAADNRPKLIEMIATWYVEAGKYNVLPVDGRGVQRFAEERPQIAVNRSRYTYYPDTQAIPANSAVKLLNRSHSITADVEIPTGGAEGVLLAHGGNDSGYSFYIKDGKLHWVHNYVARSLYHVESGSSVPEGRHQLRFEFKVTGQPDLAKGKGTPGCAELYIDGKLVGQANVPVTTPLALGLTSGVTCGIAPGAPVTPDYEPPFKFTGKIYSVIVDVSGDLIQDKEAEMRTIMARQ, from the coding sequence ATGTCTCTGCGTGAATACAAACCCGGAAATACTTTCCCCGGTGTCATCGGTCGGACAGTTGATAAATCCAGTCCAGCTTGGCCAGAACCGTTGCGATCTAAAGAAGGAACACCAAACGTCCTATTTATCGTTTTCGATGATACAGGCTTTGGGCAATTTGGATGTTACGGAAGTCCCATCAAAACACCCAACCTAGACGCACTAGCCGCCAATGGCTTACGCTACAACAATTTACATACAACGGCGTTGTGTTCACCCACCCGTTCTTGTCTTCTGACTGGGCGCAATCACCATTCTAATGCCATGTCCTGCATTACAGAAGGTTCTACGGGTTATCCCGGTGGTAATGGGAATATTCCTTTTGAGAATGGGTTTCTCTCGGAGATATTATTACAGAAGGGTTATAACACTTATGCGATCGGGAAATGGCATTTAACGCCCGCAGACCAGATATCTGCGGCCGGCCCCTATGATCGCTGGCCTCTTGGTCGCGGTTTTGAACGTTTTTATGGTTTTCTAGGCGGAGAAACCCACCAGTATTATCCAGATTTGGTTTATGACAACCACACCGTTAAGCCAGAAAAGACCCCCGCAGAAGGCTACCATTTGACCGCAGACTTGGCAGACAAGGCAATTAGCTTTATTGCTGATGCCAAGCAGGTTGCCCCCGATAAACCCTTTTTCATGTATTTCTGTCCTGGTGCGATGCACGCCCCCCATCATGTGCCGAAAGAATGGGCTGATGCCTACGCCGGACAGTTTGATGATGGCTGGGAAGCTTACAGGGAAAAGGTTTTTGCTCGTCAGCAGGAAATGGGGATTGTCCCGGCCGATGCCGAACTCTCCCGCCATGATCCCGATGTCCCGCACTGGGATTCTCTCTCAGCCGCAGAAAAACGGCTTTATGCCCGGATGATGGAAGTATATGCTGGCTTTTTAACCCACACTGACCACCATATCGGTCGCTTACTCGACTTCCTCAAAGCGATCGGCGAGTTCGAGAATACTGTAATTATAGTCATCTCAGACAATGGGGCAAGTTCTGAAGGGGGGCCAACTGGTTCAGTTAATGAGAACCTCTTTTTTAACAATGTGCCAGAATCCCTAGAGGAAAATCTCAAGGCACTAGATAAGCTAGGCAGTCCAGAAACTTTCAACCATTATGCTTGGGGTTGGACTTGGGCAGGTAATACGCCTTTCCGTCGTTGGAAACGGGAAACTTATCGGGGTGGAATCAGCGATCCCTTGATAGTCCATTGGAATCAAGGCATTGAGGCAAAAGGTGAAATCCGTACTCAGTACGCTCATGCTATTGACCTAGTACCGACTGTGCTGGAATTACTGGAAATTGAACCACCAACAACGATTAAGGGTGTTACTCAATCTCCTATTGAAGGTGTCAGTTTTGCTCATACTTTTAATCATAGTACCGTACCTACTAAGCACCTGACCCAATATTTCGAGATGATGGGACATCGTTCTCTTTACTATGATGGTTGGCGGGCGGTTTGTCCTTGGCCTGGCCCCTCATTTGCAGAAGCAGGTCAGTTTTTTGGTGCGGCCATTTCGGCCCAAACTCTAACGGATTTGGATACCCATCATTGGGAACTGTATCACGTCGCCTCAGATTTTTCGGAAAATCATAATATTGCGGCTGATAATCGCCCTAAGTTGATTGAAATGATTGCCACTTGGTACGTAGAGGCGGGTAAATACAATGTGTTGCCTGTGGATGGCAGAGGCGTACAACGATTTGCAGAAGAACGTCCTCAGATTGCCGTCAATCGTAGCCGCTATACTTACTATCCTGATACTCAGGCAATCCCAGCCAATAGTGCCGTCAAGTTGCTCAATCGTTCTCACAGTATTACGGCTGATGTGGAAATTCCCACAGGTGGCGCAGAAGGAGTATTACTGGCTCATGGAGGTAATGATAGTGGCTACTCCTTCTATATCAAAGATGGCAAACTGCACTGGGTTCATAATTATGTAGCGCGATCGCTGTATCATGTCGAGTCTGGGTCATCTGTGCCGGAAGGTCGTCACCAGTTGCGCTTTGAGTTTAAAGTCACGGGTCAACCAGATTTAGCCAAGGGGAAAGGAACGCCAGGTTGCGCTGAACTTTATATCGATGGGAAATTAGTTGGGCAAGCCAATGTCCCTGTAACTACTCCTTTAGCACTAGGTCTGACCAGTGGTGTGACTTGTGGAATTGCCCCTGGTGCGCCTGTAACACCCGATTATGAACCGCCCTTCAAGTTTACGGGCAAGATTTATAGTGTGATAGTGGATGTTAGTGGAGATTTGATTCAAGATAAGGAAGCTGAAATGCGTACTATTATGGCACGACAGTAG
- a CDS encoding ferrochelatase: MVATPEKVQHTHEHLSGKDRVAVLLMGYGEVESYEDFANYNEQALNLLTAKFAPVPTWIYPPLAKLLALFDRHEWGHTHHDFISPHNAIFEQQRAGIEKHLQEKWGDNVQVFKAFNFCAPFLPNQVLAEIKNQGFDKLLIYPLLVVDSIFTSGIAIEQVNNALVELTDGEEHWVKAQRYIPSFFNEPAYIDLMAHLVEEKIAELASAYLPSQIGIVLMNHGCPHKAKGFTSGIAESEAMYDLVRDKLINRYPLISVGWLNHDTPLIDWTQPNAEQAANNLIQLGAKVVIFMPIGFATENHETLLDVHHIIHALEKQHPGTNYVQMACVNDHPEFLAMAAQWADAHIGELLSEQTLAVNPQLAEHHHHHHHH; this comes from the coding sequence GTGGTTGCCACGCCGGAAAAAGTACAACACACCCACGAGCATCTATCAGGTAAAGACCGTGTAGCCGTATTGCTTATGGGCTACGGCGAAGTCGAAAGCTACGAAGATTTCGCCAACTATAACGAACAGGCATTAAATCTACTGACAGCAAAATTCGCACCAGTGCCAACCTGGATTTATCCCCCACTGGCAAAGCTTTTGGCGCTATTTGACCGCCACGAGTGGGGACACACACACCACGATTTTATCTCCCCACACAATGCCATCTTTGAACAGCAGCGAGCTGGGATTGAGAAGCATTTACAAGAAAAATGGGGTGATAATGTCCAAGTTTTCAAAGCTTTTAACTTTTGCGCCCCTTTTCTACCCAATCAAGTCTTGGCAGAAATCAAAAACCAAGGCTTTGACAAGCTGCTGATTTACCCTCTGCTGGTTGTTGATTCTATCTTTACCAGTGGTATTGCGATCGAGCAAGTTAACAATGCTCTTGTTGAGTTGACTGATGGTGAGGAACATTGGGTTAAAGCACAGCGTTACATTCCTTCTTTCTTCAACGAACCAGCTTACATCGATTTAATGGCTCATCTGGTTGAGGAGAAAATTGCTGAGTTAGCCTCAGCTTATCTACCTTCTCAAATCGGTATTGTGTTAATGAATCACGGTTGTCCTCACAAAGCCAAAGGCTTTACTTCTGGGATTGCTGAAAGTGAAGCAATGTACGATTTGGTTCGAGATAAGTTGATTAACCGTTATCCGTTAATCTCGGTGGGTTGGCTCAATCATGACACGCCGTTAATTGATTGGACACAGCCAAACGCAGAGCAAGCCGCAAATAACCTGATCCAATTGGGTGCAAAAGTAGTGATATTTATGCCAATTGGCTTTGCGACAGAAAACCACGAAACTCTATTGGATGTACACCACATCATCCATGCTTTGGAAAAACAGCATCCTGGTACGAACTACGTACAAATGGCTTGCGTCAACGACCATCCAGAATTCTTGGCGATGGCGGCGCAATGGGCTGATGCTCATATTGGAGAGTTGTTGTCAGAGCAAACTTTGGCAGTTAATCCCCAACTAGCGGAGCATCATCATCACCACCACCATCATTAA
- the ilvD gene encoding dihydroxy-acid dehydratase: protein MSENLRSQIVTQGVQRSPNRAMLRAVGFKDEDFNKAIVGIANGYSTITPCNMGINLLAQRAEVGIKTAGAMPQMFGTITISDGISMGTEGMKYSLVSREVIADSIETACTGQSMDGVLAIGGCDKNMPGAMLAIARMNIPAIFVYGGTIKPGHYNGRDLTVVSSFEAVGQYSAGKIDEKELLEVEGRACPGAGSCGGMFTANTMSSAFEALGMSLPYSSTMAAEDAEKADSTEKSAFVLVEAIRKQILPRQIITRKSIENAISVIMAVGGSTNAVLHFLAIARAANVELTLDDFETIRARVPVLCDLKPSGKYVATDLHKAGGIPQVMKMLLVHDLLHGDCLTISGETIAEILADIPEEPSANQDVIRPWNNPMYAQGHLAILRGNLATEGAVAKITGVKKPVITGPARVFESEEASLDAILAGKIQAGDILVIRYEGPKGGPGMREMLAPTSAIIGAGLGDAVGLITDGRFSGGTYGMVVGHVAPEAAVGGAIALVEEGDSITINAPARLLQLNISESELARRRANWQPPAPRYTKGVLAKYSKLVSSSSLGAVTDLDLFNN, encoded by the coding sequence ATGTCGGAGAATTTGAGAAGCCAAATTGTCACGCAAGGAGTGCAGCGATCGCCTAATCGGGCTATGCTACGTGCAGTTGGTTTTAAAGATGAAGATTTCAATAAAGCCATTGTTGGTATAGCCAACGGTTACAGCACCATCACTCCCTGTAATATGGGGATAAATCTACTGGCGCAAAGGGCAGAAGTTGGAATTAAAACCGCCGGGGCGATGCCGCAAATGTTTGGCACGATTACCATTAGCGATGGGATTTCGATGGGAACTGAAGGGATGAAATATTCCCTAGTATCGCGGGAAGTCATTGCCGATTCCATTGAAACCGCCTGTACTGGGCAAAGTATGGATGGTGTACTAGCCATTGGCGGTTGTGATAAGAATATGCCAGGGGCAATGCTGGCGATCGCGCGGATGAATATCCCTGCAATATTCGTTTACGGTGGCACAATTAAACCCGGTCACTACAACGGACGCGATTTAACTGTTGTCAGTTCTTTTGAAGCTGTTGGTCAATACAGTGCTGGAAAAATTGACGAAAAAGAACTATTAGAAGTTGAAGGTCGGGCTTGTCCTGGTGCTGGTTCCTGTGGGGGAATGTTCACAGCTAACACCATGTCTTCAGCATTTGAAGCACTGGGAATGAGTTTACCCTATTCTTCGACAATGGCAGCCGAAGATGCCGAAAAAGCTGATAGTACGGAAAAATCAGCATTCGTTTTAGTCGAAGCCATTCGTAAACAAATCTTACCTCGTCAAATTATCACCCGCAAATCTATAGAGAATGCCATCTCTGTGATTATGGCAGTGGGTGGTTCGACCAATGCAGTATTGCATTTTTTAGCGATCGCTCGTGCTGCTAATGTAGAGTTAACCCTGGATGACTTTGAAACAATCCGCGCCCGTGTTCCGGTTTTATGCGATTTAAAACCTAGTGGTAAGTATGTAGCCACAGATTTGCACAAAGCTGGTGGCATTCCGCAAGTCATGAAGATGCTACTTGTACATGACTTATTACACGGTGATTGCCTCACCATTAGCGGTGAAACAATTGCAGAGATATTAGCAGACATCCCCGAAGAACCATCTGCCAATCAAGATGTAATTCGTCCTTGGAATAACCCGATGTATGCCCAAGGACACTTAGCCATCCTCAGAGGTAATCTGGCAACGGAAGGGGCTGTCGCTAAAATTACCGGCGTGAAAAAACCAGTAATTACTGGGCCTGCACGGGTGTTTGAATCAGAAGAAGCTTCTTTAGATGCAATTTTGGCGGGTAAAATTCAAGCTGGTGATATTTTGGTTATCCGCTACGAAGGGCCTAAAGGTGGCCCTGGAATGCGAGAAATGTTGGCTCCCACTTCGGCAATTATCGGGGCTGGTTTGGGTGATGCGGTGGGATTAATTACCGACGGACGCTTTTCTGGCGGGACTTACGGCATGGTGGTTGGTCATGTGGCCCCAGAAGCAGCAGTTGGTGGTGCGATCGCGCTTGTAGAAGAAGGCGATAGTATTACTATTAATGCACCTGCACGCCTCTTGCAGTTGAACATATCTGAGTCAGAATTAGCTCGTCGTCGTGCAAATTGGCAACCTCCTGCACCACGTTATACTAAAGGCGTGTTGGCGAAATATTCCAAATTGGTATCTTCTAGCAGTCTTGGGGCTGTGACAGATTTGGATTTGTTCAATAACTAG
- a CDS encoding sulfite exporter TauE/SafE family protein, translating to MSNILIQLLLIGLVSGVAGGMFGIGGGAIMIPAMVLVIGLDQKLATGTSVAAQILPIGILAALVYHRNGNLNIKYALIIAVGLIVGNFFGALFANQPFISSEFMKKLYGIFVLLIGLRYLLSN from the coding sequence ATGTCTAATATCTTGATCCAACTGTTGTTAATCGGTTTAGTTTCTGGCGTCGCTGGCGGGATGTTTGGTATTGGTGGCGGCGCAATTATGATTCCCGCAATGGTGTTAGTAATTGGTTTGGATCAGAAGTTAGCTACCGGAACTTCTGTGGCTGCTCAAATTTTGCCAATTGGGATTCTAGCAGCCTTAGTTTACCATCGCAACGGTAATCTTAATATCAAATATGCTCTGATTATTGCAGTTGGTTTAATCGTGGGTAACTTCTTCGGGGCATTGTTTGCAAATCAGCCGTTTATTAGCAGCGAGTTTATGAAAAAGCTGTATGGTATTTTTGTGTTATTGATCGGCCTTCGTTATTTACTGTCAAATTAG
- a CDS encoding P-aminobenzoate N-oxygenase AurF → MEKNIHRKLQINHTRNKQQDHTALMDEAVTNFRYEDCQNEYWNPEEFSLLYGTPLWEQSTQHQRIILNQLYWVAYYSQIVSAEIATIFFNQTSAAGLYAQEDFRLICDTLDLESAQERSHIHAFRTIAKQVEQALFGELIFTYPMRGPFTETMVYADTNALKTWWKKIQLQYFGLISANNTFLACQYFTVRGVRTLNGKLVQHKLSNYYQKHSHPEAAPIPAKVSYYHFMDESFHFNSSTIISHDVVTCLKPPTAFERLVANLGLWGCQRDHFHFSAAINGIFWYEPALYGKIYRVLRSRIFEMSDKDAKEMMRRCFTQESEGLQRSFSTHQEAMKSYQVYVEKLDYLWQRNRDMSLMATNSISRYLATQKNAFKSF, encoded by the coding sequence ATGGAAAAAAATATTCATCGCAAATTACAAATTAACCACACTCGCAACAAACAGCAAGATCATACTGCTTTAATGGATGAAGCAGTTACCAATTTTCGCTATGAGGATTGCCAAAACGAGTATTGGAACCCAGAGGAATTTTCTCTGCTATATGGCACACCCTTATGGGAACAGTCTACCCAACATCAGCGTATAATTTTGAACCAACTTTACTGGGTAGCTTACTACTCACAAATTGTTTCTGCCGAAATTGCCACTATTTTTTTCAATCAAACCAGTGCAGCTGGACTTTACGCCCAAGAGGATTTTCGCTTAATCTGCGATACCTTAGATTTAGAATCCGCCCAAGAGCGATCGCACATTCACGCCTTCCGCACAATTGCCAAACAGGTTGAACAAGCGTTATTTGGGGAACTTATCTTTACCTACCCCATGCGCGGCCCCTTTACAGAAACGATGGTTTATGCTGACACCAATGCCCTAAAAACTTGGTGGAAAAAAATTCAACTTCAATACTTTGGGCTAATTTCTGCGAATAATACTTTTTTGGCTTGTCAGTATTTCACTGTCAGGGGAGTGCGGACACTAAACGGCAAGTTAGTACAGCACAAACTCAGCAATTATTATCAAAAACATTCTCATCCTGAAGCTGCTCCAATTCCTGCTAAAGTCTCATATTATCACTTCATGGATGAAAGTTTTCACTTCAATAGTTCGACAATTATATCTCACGATGTTGTCACTTGCCTTAAGCCACCGACTGCTTTTGAGCGATTGGTTGCTAATTTAGGATTGTGGGGATGTCAGCGCGATCATTTTCATTTTTCGGCGGCGATTAACGGGATTTTCTGGTACGAGCCGGCGCTGTATGGCAAGATTTATCGGGTGTTGCGATCGCGCATTTTTGAGATGAGTGACAAAGATGCTAAAGAAATGATGCGGCGTTGTTTTACGCAGGAATCGGAAGGATTACAGCGCAGTTTTTCAACTCATCAGGAGGCGATGAAATCTTATCAGGTGTATGTTGAAAAGCTCGATTATCTTTGGCAACGTAATCGGGATATGTCACTGATGGCTACTAATTCAATTTCTCGATATTTGGCGACTCAAAAGAATGCTTTTAAAAGTTTTTAA